GCTGCCTGGTCCACCTCTTCGGCGATATCCGCCCAGACGACGCGTGACAACGGGGTTGGGGGCAGAGCAGAGGCGGGGGAGGTCGCCGCGGGGCCGGTAGAGCGCAGATCCAAGGCCGTCGGCGTCAAGGTAGGCGGGCGGAGGTAGGGAGGTGGCCCGATCGCGGCGGCGCCCGTCCTGTCGCCAGAGAGGGGATTTTCAAAATCCATCTCCCACAAGAATCGTTTTGCTCTGGTTTTGCCGAGCTCAAACCTTCTGATGGAATTGTTGAAGCTCTAGGTGACCTTTCCAAGCTCATGTTTTTGAATTTATCATATTGCAGCAGTCTTAGTTAGAAAGCTCCGAATCACTTTACCTCAGAGAGTTTACCCATCTGGATTTGTCACTCTGAAGTAGGGTTAATGCCTTATGAAATTCTAATGTCTGAATTTATCATATTGTCATTGACTAGAAGGGCTTCCAGAGATCATCAACGATCTCACCGAGCTCCAGTATTAAAATCTATCAGGGTGCTTAGGTCATCTCTTGAAATCTCAGCGCCCTGTTTGGTTtggctgtggatttctaaaagcagctgtgaaaattctgctgtggaaaatctgatgtgaaaaagatgtaggtcatttggcaaaccagctgatacaactttttcagattttggcccgcagcggaatcagattttgaAAAGTACAtcctgggctgcttccgcttttggttcagattttggcagcggatttctggaatcggattctgctgggttcgccctttggttcagattctgctgcgcggcagcggaatccgtcgataaaagctgaaccaaacagggccttagactAATGGTTTCATTGACCAACGCATCACAAACCTATCCAGTCTATAGTATCTGGAGTAGTTTTTTTTTTCTAAGGTATTGCGAGATAGGGGATGCCCCTATGGAGTATAGATTTTCAATGATTGAATTCATGCTATACCTGAAAGTATTACCAGCCTTAAAAGGCTACGTACCGCAACTAGATTAAGAAGCTCCCAGCACCTATGGCTGACAACTGATCTTGGAGATAATTAATCTTGGCTATATCCTCGAGTCCAACTAGCGTAATTCACTGATACAAAGGGGATTTTCTCTACGACTCAAGGTGATGCACTAGAAATTGGAGATGGAAAAAGGCATTGCACATACATACGTAATTCATCCATGTAAAAGAATTATGAAGATTTAAGATGTAAGCGAATCACCATTAGACTGCCTCCATTGATTCATCCACAATTCATCAGGAAAAGAAAGGCATGCCTCCATTAAAATAGACTGAACCTTTTGGCAAAATCTGTGCACTCGTAGCAGTTGTGTGGAATCAAAGAAACAATGGCAGTATGGCAGTAGTAGCTCAGGAAACTCACTCGTATTTGAGGTTTGAATCGTGTTGTTGCCTCCTGTGCCTATGGATGCATGGGTGCAAAGTTTATAACATTGCCCTGCACTTCGATCTTGCGCTTTTCAACGTAGGATCCTCATCTGCTTCATCAGCTGGCGGTGACGAGGCAGCATACGTCCAGTTACGATGCTGTCCTCGCAAGGCAACGCCAACATCTCCCCAGTAACCAGCATTGCTGGCGTACCACTCCACCGTCTTCCTCAGTCCCTCCTCCCACGTTGTGCGCTCCGACCACCCCAGCCTCCTCATCTTCTCACCGTCCACAAAGTACCTCTGGTCATTGAACGGCCTGTCCTCCACGAACCTGATGGCCTTCTCGGGGTCCACCCCAAGAATCTCACATATGTCCCTGGCCACATCCACCACTCCCCTCTCCTTAGCCGCGGCGATGTTATACACATGCCCAACCTCTCCTATGTGAAGAACAACATCAAAGGCTTCAGCAACATCCTCACAGTACAAGTAGCTCCTGGCATTCGAGCCATTCCCATAAACCGGGAGTGGCAGGCCTCTCATTGCCAAGAGAGCAAATTTGGGGACGAGCTTCTCGGGGAACTGGTTTGGCCCATACACATTGTTACCTCGCGTGGTGATCACCGGAAGATTATAGGACCTTGCGTAGGCCATCACCAGCATCTCTGCCCCGGCTTTCGTAGCCGAATACGGGTTTGTCGGAAGCAGCCGAGATTCCTCATGGTTACCAACAACAGCATTGAGATCAGTTTCTCCGTAGACTTCATCGGTGCTGACATGAATGAACCTTC
This DNA window, taken from Triticum aestivum cultivar Chinese Spring chromosome 1D, IWGSC CS RefSeq v2.1, whole genome shotgun sequence, encodes the following:
- the LOC123171894 gene encoding trifunctional UDP-glucose 4,6-dehydratase/UDP-4-keto-6-deoxy-D-glucose 3,5-epimerase/UDP-4-keto-L-rhamnose-reductase RHM1 produces the protein MATYEPKNILITGAAGFIASHVANRLVRNYPRYNIVILDRVDYCSSLRNLDPSRGSPNFKFVRGDIASADLVNHLLVTESIDTVMHFAAQTHVDNSFSSSFEFTKNNVYGTHVLLEACKQVKIRRFIHVSTDEVYGETDLNAVVGNHEESRLLPTNPYSATKAGAEMLVMAYARSYNLPVITTRGNNVYGPNQFPEKLVPKFALLAMRGLPLPVYGNGSNARSYLYCEDVAEAFDVVLHIGEVGHVYNIAAAKERGVVDVARDICEILGVDPEKAIRFVEDRPFNDQRYFVDGEKMRRLGWSERTTWEEGLRKTVEWYASNAGYWGDVGVALRGQHRNWTYAASSPPADEADEDPTLKSARSKCRAML